The following is a genomic window from Deltaproteobacteria bacterium.
CGTGAATCAGGTCCACGTAGTCGAGCTTGGTGTCCACGAGCTTCTCGCCGCCGAGCGCGTTGGCCGGCACCGAGAGCTGCACCACCACCTTGCGGTGCTCGCCCGCGGCGAAGTCGGGCAGGTGGATGGTCACCGTGCCGTTCGCGTTGTCGTACGCGTAGCCGTACACCTCGGTGGCCACCACGCCCGGCGCCAGCTTCAGCGTCAGCGAAGGCCCGGCCGCGACGGCGGTCGCCATCTGCTTGAGCTCGGTGTCGAAGATGGGGCCCAGCTCGCCGCCGGTCTGCAGGAAGCGGTAGTTGCCGCCGCCCTCGTCGGCGAGCTGCTGCATGGTGTCCTCGTCGAAGTCGGTGCCCACGCCGAAGGCCGACACGGTCACCCGGTGGCTGAGCGCGCCGCGCGAGATGGCCGCCAGCCCGGGCCGCGAGGTGATGCCCTCGTTGGCCTCGCCGTCGGAGATGAGGAGCACGTGGTTCACCGCGTAGCCCTCCAGGTGTGCCTCCACCTGGCGCAGGCCGGCCTCGAGGCCGCCGGAGAGGTTGGTGCCGCCCATGTCGTAGATGCGGTCGATGTCGCGGTGCATGGTGCCCTTCGCCTCGGGCGTGCACGCCGTCGAGGGGAAGAGCAGGGTGACGTTGCTGCCGAAGGTCACGAACGCGAGGCGATCCTTCTCGTTGAGCCGGTCGACGAGCGCGTGCGCGGCGCGGCGGGCGCTCTCGAGCTTCTCGCCGGCCATCGAGCCGGAGCGGTCCAGCACCACCGCGACGTTCATGGGCGCGCGCTGACCTTCCACGTCGACGCCGGTGAGGTCGATCTTCAAGTACTCGTCGCGATTTCCGCCGAGGGCGAGGTCGGGATCGCTGAGCTTCCAGCTCATGATGAGCGAGCCGGAGCTGCTCACGGGCTCGGGAATGGGCGGCGTGGGCGGCGTGGGCTGGACGATCGTGACCGGCGTGGGGACCGGCGTCGGGACCGAGACAGGGCTGGCCCGGCGACCCAGGACCAGAGCGCTCAAGGCGAGCGCGCCAGCGACCGAAAAGATGAGCGCAATCCGCTTCATGTCCGCACCTCGCGTGGCGCGTTCGTGCGCCCCAGGACCCTGAAACGAACGGGCCGTCGAAAGGATCTAGGGCTTGGACCGCCCCGCTTGCCCGGCGGTTCCGGACTTGATTTCGGCCAATGGACGACTGGCCTAAGATCAGGGCGTCTGGAGGCTTTCCATGCACGCGCTCGCGCTCCTCGTCCTGCTCGCCGCACCGAACGTCGAACCCGCCACGCCAGCGGTGACCGTCGAGAATGTGTCGGCCATCACCGCGCTGATCGCGCCGCCGGCCGACGAGGTGCGCTACGCGTCGATCGGTTGGCGCCGCACGCTCTGGGAGGCGGCCAAGGAAGCGCAGAAGGCCGACAAGCCGATCCTGCTCTGGGCGATGAACGGACATCCGCTCGGGTGCGTTTGAAACAACGGCATCATCACCAGACGGTCCGTCTGGAACGACAGCGCGCTGGTGGAGCTCTCCAAGGCCTTCGTCCCGGCCGCGGACGACATGACGCATTTGGAGACCTACGGCGCCGACGCCGACTTCTTCCTGCGCTTCTCCGAGGACGGCCACTACGGCCACGGCAAGGGTCCGTACGGCACGCGCCAGGGGACGTACCTGGTCACGCCGAGCGGCAAGCTGCTCGCGAGCACCAACGAGCTGAATCCCGCACTGATCGCCGAGCTGATGAAGGAAGCGCTGGCCGACTACGCGAAGCTGCCGAAGGAGCAGCGGCTGCTGTCGGCGAAGGAGCTGAGGAACTGGGGCACGCCGCAGCGGAGCGACGACGGCCAGTATCCCGAAGGCGGCCTCGTGCTCCGCGAGTACTCCCGCGACCTGCCCGCCAAGGGCGAAGATCCCAGCGCGACCAGCCAGAACTGGAACATGGACTTCGCCTGGTTCACGCCGAGTGAAGCCAAGGCGCTGGTGCCCGCGCATCCCGAGCCGGGCAAGCGGGTGGCGTGGCCGCAGCCGCAAGCGCAGCGGCTGGTGCGCTTCCACTTCGTCGATTCGGTGAACGGGCTGCGCTACGGGCAGAAGCCGCTCTTCGAGGCGAGCGACGTGAAGAAGGCAGAGATCGCGTCGATCGTGGAGCGCGTCGACGGTGCGCGCGTGACGCTGCGCCTCGAGGGCCAGACGCGCGCCGAGAGCAACAAGCCGCGCAACCGCTGGGTGGAGACGCGCGTCGCCGGCCGCGCCGTCTGGGACAGCGCGCAGAAGCGCTTCACGTCGTTCGACCTCGTGGCCGTGGGCACGCGCTGGGGCGGAACGGGCGAGGGCCGGAGCTACGACCGCGCCGAAGAGAAGGCGCCCAAGCCGATTGGCTTCAGCTTCTCGCTCGCCAACGACACCGAGCGCGTCCCCCCGCTGTACGTGTACGGCTACGGGTGGTGAGCAGGCTGCGCCGGCTCGACCTCGGCCATGCCCACGATGGTGTGGCCGTTGAGGAAGATCACGGGAAACCGCTCTTCGTTTTCGCCCGCGTGGCCGCGCGGCCGAAGGAAGGCGTCCTCGAGCCGCAGGTAGCCCTGGTGGTGCAGCACGAAGTCGGACACCCGCACGCCGGGCAGCATCTTCAGTCGCCCGGTGACCACGACCTGATCCGTGAGGATCCACACCTGGTGCGCGGTCACTTCGTCGCGCGTCGCGACGGCTTCGGTCTCCGGCGGGACGATCGCGGTGATGGCGCGCGTCTGCAGCGCGAAGAACGGCAGCGCGTGCTCGCCTTGTCCGAGCTTGGCGTCGGTGAGGGTGATGAACGGCCCCGCGTGATCCAGGTGATCGAGGAGCCGCGCCCGCGGTGGCAGATGCGCGCTCCCCTTGAGCCAGCCGGGTGAAGCGAGGATTCGGAGCGGCACTTCGCGCTGCTCGGGTTTGTAGGTCATGGTCACCTCCGCGCCATGACCTGTGCAGCCCGCGTGCCTCTCGACGGCGCGCGCACTTGCGCCGGCCACGCGCGCAGAATCCGCGCGCGCGATGGAACGACGCAGAATTGGCGTGGGGACCGGCCGCTGCCGTCAGCGTCGAATCAGGGGCTGGCCAGATCCGGCAGGTTCGGATCGGTGCAGTACAGCGCGTTCGGCGAGTCGCCGAAGAACTCGCGGCACGTGGCCGGGTCCGTGGAGCAGAGGTTCTGCAGGAACGTCTGATCGAACGCGAGCTGCGTGCACTTCAAGCCCTTGGCGGGATCGCCGCAGTCGTCGTCGCTGAGGCAGTCCGTCGAGCACTCGCCGTGCGCGTTTCCGTCGGTCTCCTGCGCGCTGTAGTCCTTGCCCGCCTGGCGAATGCAGACCAGGTCCTCGCAGTCCGGATCGCCGTTGGACAGAAAGTCGAAGGCGCTGTTCTTCACCGCGTCATCGCCCGACTTGATGAACTCGATGCCGCCGCCGTCGGGGAACGCAGGCCGCGTGAGGCGGCACGTGTTGCCGTAGTCGACCGGCGGGTTGCAGCCCCAGATTCCAAGGCCACAAACGACCATCCCCAGCAGGCTCGCGCGCTTCATCGTTGCCGTCATCGCCAGGTTCCCGGGAGCAAGGGCCGTGGACGCTAGCACCCACACGGGATGCCCTCAAGCGTCCGTGAAGTGGGGATGTTTCCTACAGTGTGCGTATGTCACACGAGGTTTGCCCCATCCGGATTCCGTGGTCTAGAGTGCCGCGTTCCATGGAGCAGTGCTTGCGTGGATCGGCCGAACTTCGCGAGCGAAATCAGAGCGCGAAGGGGGGCTGCTCGCTGGCGCAGCTGGCAACTTTGAGGAGCTCGTCCCCCGAATGCACCTTCGATCCTCAACTGTGACGAGGTGGGCCGCGCTGACGCTGGCGCTCGCTCTGCTTCCCGCGCGCGCACACGCGCAAAACTCCGGCGACCTCGGCCTCGACCTGAGCGGCGACAACGGCAAGAAGGACTCGCCGCCGCCGGTGAAGCCCGCCGCCGACAACCCGCCTGATCTCTCGACGCCGGGCGACACCGCGTCGAGCACGCCGGCCAAGAAGAGCGACATCGACGTGGGCGAGCACGACGTCTCGCTCGAAGACCGCGTGAAGAGCGTGCAGAAGAAGGGGTTCTACAAGAAGAACCACTTCGAGCTCGCGCCGCACGTGGGGGTGAGCATCAACGACGCCCTCTTCACCAAGTACAACCTCGGCGGCGCGGCCATCTTCCACTTCTCGGACAACCTCGCCCTGGGCGGCCGCTTCGACTACATGATCGTGCAGACGACGGAGAACGTGAGCACGGCCAAGCGCGAGCTGCAGAGCAAGCTCCCGGTGTCCAAGCCCAAGTACGGCGGCGCCGCCGACTTCTACTGGACGCCCGTCTACGGCAAGGCCAGCCTCTTCAACTCCATCATCCACTTCGACCTGTTCGCCATCGCGGGCGCGGGCGTGGTGGTGAGCCAGACCTCGTCGTTCTCCGGCACCGACCCCACCGGCACGCTCTCGGCCGACCCGCTGCTCAACCAGGGCCCGCACCCGGCCTTCGACATCGGCCTGGGGCAGCGCTACGCGCTCAACGAGGTGGTGGCCTTCGAGTGGAGCCTGCTCGAGACCATCTACACCGACACCCCGGGCGGGAGCGGCAGCTCGCAGGTGCAGCGCATCATGAGCCTGAACGCAGGCTTCTCCTTCTTCCTGCCGCCGGTGCGGAGCGAGTAAGCCATGACTTCCGCCATGAGAAAGCTCAGCCTGGCCCTGCTCGCGCTCGCGGTGATCGTGCCTGCGCGCGCCCACGCCGCCGATTCCAAGGACGCAGCTGCCAAGCCCGCCGCCGGTGAGACCGGTGGCGAGGCCTCGGGCGGCGAAGAAGGCGACAACCAGCAGAAGCAGAACGAGAAGAGCGGCGCCAAGACGCTGGAGGAGCGCATCCGCCCGGTGTCGGGGAGCCTCTTCATCCGCAAGAGCCGCAGCGAGCTCGAGCCGGTGGTGGGCATCTCCTTCAACGATGCCTTCTTCCAGAAGTACATGTTCGGCCTGCGCTACGCGTACCACGCCACCGACAGCTTCTCCGTGGAGCTGGGCGGCGCGTTCGGCATCAGCATGCCCTCCGGCGAGGTGAACACCTGCACTGCCCAGGGCTGCGTCACGCCGACCAAGGATCAGCTCCAGGGCACGCCGGGCAACGTGGGCCTCATCATCGGCGCCTCGGGAGTCTGGGCGCCGCTGTACGGCAAGATCAACCTGGTGGGCGAGAAGGTGCTGCACTTCGACACCTTCTTCCTGGGCGGCCTCGACGGCCTCTCCTATGCGGTGCCCTCGGTGGACCCGAGCGTCGCGCCCACGAGCACGTTCACGTTCGGCGGCCACTTCGGCATCGGCCAGCACTTCGTGATCAACGACTTCACCGCGCTCCGCGTGGAGCTGCGCGACTACCTCTACAGCGGTCAGCGCGCCGTCAACGGCGTGCTCGAGAGCCACCTCGAGAACCAGTTCATGCTCGATATCGGCGTCTCGTTCTTCTTCCCCCTCCATCCCACGGAATAGGTCGAGCCATGAAGCGCGCAAGCACACTCGTCCTCGCCCTGGTGACTTTGCTCGGCTTCGCGCCGCGCGCGCACGCCGCCGTGCTGCGCCAGCTCGCGAACCTCGCCTCCAGCCAGATGTCGTTCGACGGCTTGGACCTCACCAGCGACGAGAAGCCCAGCAAGGGAAAGAAGGGCAAGAAGACCAAGGCCAAGAAGGGCAAGAAGGGCAAGAACAGCAAGGAGGAGGAGGAGTCCACGCCTTCCGCCGCGCCGGATCTGGGCAGCTCGCCCGCGCCCACGCCGAGCCCCTCGCCCACCACCTCCGCGCCGTCCACGCCCACCAAGGCGACGCCGGCGTCCGCGACGCCCATGCCGGATCTCGGGGTGAGTACACCGGCGCCCAAGAAGACCGAGCCCAGCAAGCCCGCGCCGACGATGTCCTTCGAAGCCATCGACGTGACCGGCAAGAGCGCCGAGCGCCAGAAGCTCGACGCGGCGGTAAGCCAGTTCAAGGCCCAGAAGTACGACGACGCCGCGCTCGCGCTCGAGGAGATCATCAAGGATCCCAAGAACGCGGAGCTGGTGCCCGAGGCGCGCTACCTGCTCGCCAAGACGCTCTATCGCATGGGCCTGTACCACTCGGCCCTCGCGCAATTCAATCTGGTGCTGGCGACCGGCCCGCAGAGCAAGTTCTTCAAGACCTCGCTCGAGTGGCTCTTCTACATCGCCCACAAGACGGTGAACGAGGAGATCGTCCTCGACACGGTGGCCAAGTACGCGAACTACGAGTTCCCGCCCAAGTTCCAGAGCGAGTTCCACTACCTCCTCGCCAAGTACCACTTCGAGCGCGGCAAGGCGCTGCTCGAGGCCGGCCGTCAGCAGGAAGGGCAGAACGAGCTGGATCAGTCGAACCGGCTGGTGCTGGCCTTCAACAAGAGCGACCCGTTCTACGGCAAGGCCAAGTACATCGAGGGCCTCATCCAGTTCGACCTCGGCAAGGAGCCGGTGGCGCTGGAGGCGTTCAAGGAAGTGGTCCGCGCCAACAACCCGAAGTCTGGCCAGCCGTACGACGAGAAGCTCCGCGAGCTGGGCTTCATGCAGCTCGCGCGCACGCACTACGGCAACAAGCAGAACCGCTACGCCATCTACTACTTCGAGAAGATCCCCGCCGGCTCGGATCAGTGGCTGGAGAGCTTGTTCGAGGCGAGCTGGGCGCACTTCCGCATCGGCCAGTACGAGAAGGCGCTGGGCAACATGATCACCTTGCAGGCGCCGTTCTTCCGCGACGAGTACTTCCCCGAGGCGCTCATCCTCAAGGCGGTCATCTACTACGAGAACTGCCGCTACAAGGAGTCGCGCGCGATCCTCGACGACTTCGAGAAGATCTACGGCCCGGTGCACGACCAGCTCGACAAGATCACCAAGGACGGCGAGGCCAGCAACGCCGACGCCCAGCACTACTTCGACATCCTCGAGGACATCGAGAAGAAGATGTCGGACGGCACCAACAATGACGTCGTCCTCGGCCGGGTGCTCAAGCTGGCGCTCACCGACCGCGATCTCAAGAGCACCAACGACTCCATCCTCGAGACCGAGCACGAGATGGACAGCCTCTCCAAGCAGAAGGACGTCTTCAAGTTCAGCGACCTGTCCAAGGAGCTCGGCGACGGCCTGAAGAAGGAGCGCCAGCAGCTCATCCAGCGCGCCGGCCTCATCGCCAAGGCCAAGCTGCAGCACGAGCTGCAGTACCTCAAGGAGCTCCTCAGCCAGGGCCTGCGCATCCAGTTCGAGACCACGACCAAGGAGAAGGAGCTCATCGAGTCGTCGCTCACGGGCGGCGGCAAGAAGGAGGGCCTGAGCACGGTCCAGGACAAGCGACGCATCGCCGACGAGGAAGAGATGTGGCCCTACGAGGGCGAGTACTGGCGCGACGAGCTGGGCACGTACGAGTACACGCTCACCAAGAGCTGCAAGGACTTCCTCACCAGCAAGACCGCCGACTCCGGCAGCGGCGCCAACTGAGCGCCGCGGTTGCTGCTGATCCAGAGCGCCGTGCCGTCACCGGCGCGGCGCTCGATCGTTTCTTCTCTGAATCCCGCGCTTTGACACCCATGATGCCAGGTGTCATAAACGTGGGCTGGAACCGCGACTCATGCCTGAACCGACACCCCTGAGCCCGGCCGAGCTCGCACAGCTCGAGCACGCCTTCGCCACCGATCCCAACTCGGACGCCTACCGGCCGCTGGCCGAGGCCTATCTCAAGATGGGCCGGTTCATGGAGGCGATGGTCGTCTGCAAGAAGGGCGTGAAGGCCCATCCCGACAAGCCGGATCCGCGGGTGCTCCTGGCGAGCGTCTACGCGGCGCAGAACAAGGACCGCAAGGCCATCGACGAGCTGGAGGGCGCCCTGCAGACGGCTCCCAGCGACCCGAACGCGCTGCGCATGGCCGCGGGCCTGCTGCTCAAGGCCGGCGACAACGACAAGGGCAAGGACTACGCCCTTCGCGCCTACAAGGCCAACAAGGGCGACGCGGAGACGAAAGAGCTCCTCGAGAAGTGGAAGATCGACGTGCCCGTGGAGGCCCCGCCGCCCGCGCCCGCGCCGCCCCAGGCGGTGATGACCGCGCCCGACGCGCCCGTGCTCATGAGCGCGGTGCAGGCCAACGGCGCGTCGCCCACGCCGACGGATCCCATGCAGGCCGTGTCGCAGCAGGCGGCCCAGGCCTATTCGCAGGGGAAAGTGCAGGTTCAGCCCCAGTACGCCCAGGCGCCTCAGAACGGCACCGCGCGCGCGCCGCAGGGCCTGCCGCCCGGGTTTGGGCAGCCGGCGCAGCCCGTTCGTCGGGCGCCGAGTGGCGCGCGCCCGCGTCCGGCGGCGCCGCAGCGGCCGCAGATTGACCTCTCGCAGTTCGAGGAGTCGGAGCCGTCGATCCGCACGAAGGGTGGCTCGGGCGGCGTGGTGACGCTGGGCTTCGCGGCCCTCGCGGTGGTCGCGCTGGTCGGCTACTACTTCTACTCATCGCACGTGAAGAAGGTGAAGGCGGAGCTCGCCAGCGCCCTCCACGACGCGGCCGAAGAGCTCGATCACGACTCCTACGCCTCGTACAAGAAGGCCTGCGAGGACGCCGAGCGCGCGCTCAAGCTCGATCCCGATTCGCCCGCGGCGCACGCCTACCTCGCGTACGCGTACAGCATCCGCTGGGGCGAGCACGGTGAAGGCGAGTCGGCGCGCAGCCAGGCGCAGGACCACTTGGAGAAGGGCCGCAAGCTCAAGGCCGACAGCCAGCACCTGATCGCGGCCGAGGCGCTCTACCAGTTCTTCGACAAGAACGCGGCCAAGGCCGAGGGCGATCTCGAGAAGCAAGTCGGCGACCTGGAGACGAAGAACCGTGCGTCGGCGCTCGTGTACCAGACGCTGGGCATCATCGAGATGCGCAACGGCGACCTGGAGAAGGCCGGCACGCACCTCAAGAAGGCGCTCGACCTCGCCGGCGGCGTTCCGCGTACGCACGCGGCGCTCGGCGATCTCTACCGCCGCCAGGGTCAAGAGATCCTCGCCTGGACGTACTACGACAACGCGCTCCGCTACGAGAAGGACCACGCGGACGCGGTGCTCGGAAAGTCGCTGCTGGTGCTCGAGGCGCAGAACCCGAACTACAAGATCGCCGAAGACCTCATCAAGCGCGTGCGCGACGCCGATCCGCCGCCTTCGCCCCGCCAGCTCGCCATGGGCTACGAGCTCGACGGCATGCGTCTGAACCAGACCGGCAACGCCAAGGAAGGCCTGGTGCAGGAGCAGAAGGCCCTGGCGCTGGATCCGAACAACCCCGAGATCCACGTGCTCGTCGGCCGTCGCATGCTCAAGGACGGCCAGAACCAGCAGGGCCTCGACGAGATCAAGAAGGCCATCGACCTCGACAAGAACCGGGCGACCTTCTACGTGGAGCTCGCGCGCGCCCAGATGTCGATGCCGAACGGCGCCAAGGATGCGATTGCGAGCCTGCAGAAGGCGCTCAACACGCTGCCGGGCTCGGGCAAGCTCCTCTCCATGCTGGGCGACGCGTACCAGAAGGCGGGCGACACCAAGAACGCCGCCAGCCAGTACGAGAAGGCCATCAACCTCGATCCCAAGGCCCAGATGCCCGATGCGCGCCTCGCGCTCGCCGAGCTGGCGCGCAAGGACAAGAACTTCGGCAAGGCCATGGAGCTCTACGAGCGCGCGGCCACGGACTACGGCAACAACACCATGAAGGTGGCCGAGGTCTACGACGACGAGGCACTGCTGGCCATCGATCGCAACGACCCGAAGGACAAGCAGCTCGAGCTGCTGAAGAAGTCGAACCAGGCGGATCCCAACTTCGCCAACACGTACATCCAGATGGCGCGCCTCTTGGCCACGGACAAGTCCCAGAAGGCCACCGTGAAGGCCTGCGGCGAGCAGTACCTCAAGCTCGACCCCAAGGGGCCGTACGCCGAAGAGGCCAAGCGCTGGGCGGCCATCAAGTAGCCGTTCGCGCAGCTTCTGCCTGCCATTCGCGCAGCTGATAACGCGTGCCCGCCCGTTGAACTTGGGCGCTCAGGGCGGTATGGGTTGCGCCCGATGGCCCATCCAACTGCCACGACCAAGGCCCAGCCCGTCGCGCTGGGCGATTTGGTGGCGCTCACCAAGCCGAAGATCACGCGGCTCGTGGTCTTCACGGGCGCGGTGGGCATGTGGCTCGCGCCGGTGGGCACGCTCACGCCGGTGAAGGTCATCTTCACGCTGCTGGGCACGGTGCTCGTGGTGGCCGCGGCGAACGCGCTCAACATGTACCTGGAGCGCGACGTGGACGCGCTCATGACGCGCACCGCGGACCGCCCGTTGCCCGCCGGCCGGCTGCCCGCGAGCGTGGGCCTGGGCTTCGGGCTGGGGTTGGCGCTTTTCTCGCTGCCCATCCTCAGTCAGGCCGTGAATCCAACCACGGCGCTCTTGGGCTTCCTGGCGCTGGTGATCTACGTCGGCGCGTACACCCCGCTGAAGCAGAAGACCTGGCTCGCGGTCATCGTGGGTGCGGTGCCGGGCGCGATTCCGCCGCTGATGGGCTGGACCGCGGCGACGGGTCACCTGGGCGCGCCAGGCGTGGCGCTCTTCGCGATCATGTTCCTGTGGCAGATCCCGCACACGCTGGCGATCACCCTCTTCCGCGACGCCGAGTACCGTCGCGCCGGCTTCCAGACGCTGCCCGTGCAGCGCGGCGAGACCGTGGCGCGCTGGCAGACGCTGGCATGGTCGCCGCTGCTGGTGGCCTCGACGTTGGCGCCCTGGTGGCTGGGCCTGGTCGGGCTGGCCTATCTCGCGACAGCCTGCGTGCTCGGCATCGGCTGGATGGTGCTGGCGGTGCGCGTGGCGCGCGAGCGCGGCGCGGTGAAGTGGGCGCGCGGGCTGTTCATCTACTCGATCATCTACCTGACGCTGCTCTTCGGCGTGCTGCTCGCCACCGCCGGCCACGCCAAGGCGTAGACCATGCTCGCCGAGATCCTCCCGACGGTGAACGCTGTCCTCAACGCGACGAGCGGGCTGCTCATCTTCGCGGGCTGGCGCGCCATCAAGGCCGGCGATCGAACGCTGCACCCGAAGTTGATGCTCGGCGCGTGCACGAGCTCGGTGCTCTTCCTCGTGGGCTACTTCACGCGCATCGCGCTCACGGGCACGCACCGCTTCCCCGGCGACGGCCCGGTGCGCGCGTTCTATCTGGTGCTCCTGGCGAGCCACACGCTGATGGCCGCCGTGGTGCTGCCCCTGGTGCTGCGCACGCTCTTCCTGGGCACGAAGGAGCGCTTCGGCGAGCACAAGCGCATCGCGCGCTGGACGTTCCCGGTGTGGATGTACGTGAGCGTCACCGGCGTGCTGGTGTACGTGATGCTGTACCAGGTCGCGCCGCGGCTGCACGAGGCGGTGGCCTCGAATGCCCCAGTCACCGATGTCGTGCAGCCCTGAATCACTTCTCGCGCAGCAGCGACTTGGCGTCGCGGAGCGCGACGTCCACGGCATCCGGCGCGCCCGAGTCCACGTAGTCGCGCACATGGCCTTGCCGGTCGACCACCACGAAGTGGCCGCCGTGAACGATGGACATGAAGTCGTCGGGGCCCTTGGCGTGGTCGCGCTCGAGCACTTCTTTGAAGCCATCCGTGACCACGGTCTGAATCGCGTCGGTGGGGCCGGTGAGGAAGTGCCAGTTGGCGGCGTCGGCCTTGTGCTTGGCCATGTACGCGGTGAGCCGCTCCGGCGTGTCGAATGCGGGATCAACGCTCACCGACACCAGCTGAAAATCGCTCCCGAGCTCGCCCGCGCGCGCCTGGATCTTGCCCATTCGCTCGGTGAGCAGCGGGCACACGCCCGGGCAGCGCGTGAAGACGAAATCCGCGATCCACACCTTCCCGCGCAGCTCGTTGAGGCCGAAGGGCTTGCCGGTCTGGTCGGTGAGCTCGAAGGCGGGCAGGGCGCCGAGCTGCTCCAGCCTCGGGCCCGGCGGCGGCGCGAGCATGGACAGGGCAACGCCCGCGCCTGCAGCCAGCACGAGACCGATCACGATGGCCACGACGACAGCGCGTCCAGGCGCAGTGGGTGCGGCGTCGGTGGCGGCGGGGCTGCTCATCGCGAACGGTTGTCTAGTCGCGCCGCGCGGCCAGGTCAAACGGAGGCCGCATGAGCGCGGGCGTGGCCACCGCGAGAACCGGGGCGCGCACGTTCGTGCTTTCGGAGGCGTTCGCGCTCCTGGCCCTGGTGCTGGTGGACGTGCTCTTGCGCCTGCGTGAGCCACTGGACGTCCCGCGCGATCGCTGGCTCGGCGTGCAGCTCGTGGCGTGCTGGCTGGCGGCGCTTTGGGTGCTGCGGCGCGTGGACGTGAACAAGGCGACCTCGCTCGTCTTCGGCGCGGCGCTGCTCGGACTCGGTGGCGTGCTCGAGCTGCGCGCGCTCCAGTCGCTCGCGGCGACGGCCGTGGACGTGGGCTCGGTGCACGGCGAGCTCGGCGCGGTGGAGCTGGCCGTTCACGCGCTGCACGCCGCGGCGGCGCTGGTGGTGTTGCCGTTCGCGTTGGGCGTGGTGAAGAAGCAGCCCGGGAGCGGCGCGCTGGCGGCCGCGCTGACCTTCGCGCGTTTCACTTGCGCGGCTGGCCTGGTGGTGGCCGGGCTCGTATCGTGGGGAGCCTGATGCGAGCGCTCGCTGCCCTCTTCGTCGTCGTCGTGCCGCGCGTGGCGCTGGCGTGTCCCGCGTGCGCACGCGATAGGAACTCGACCGCCTCGGTCTTGATGATCGGCGCCATGTTGCTCGTGCCGCTCGTCCTCAGCGGCGTGGTGTTCGCCGTGGCGCGCAAGGCGCAGCGCGAGGCCCCGTGAACGCGCTGGGAGTCGGCCTTCCGCCCGACGCATCGATCGACGCCGGCCGGCTGGATGTCGTGCTCCACGACGCGCTCTTCGCGGTGAGCGCGATCTTCCTCGGCTGTCTGGCCGTGCTGCTCGTGGCGCTGGTGCGACATGGGCGTCGGCACACGGCCGCGGCCGAGTCTGGCGCGACCGCGGGCAAGATGCTCCGCTCGGCGGGCGTGGCGCTGGGGCTGCTGGGGATCGTCGATGGCGCGCTCTTCGTGAACGCGCTCCGCCATCCCACCGGTGCGCTGGCCGACTTCGCCGAAGCGGACAAGCTGCCTGGCGTCGTGCGCATCGAGCTCAACGCGCACCAGTGGGCCTGGGACGCGCGCTACGCC
Proteins encoded in this region:
- a CDS encoding tetratricopeptide repeat protein; the encoded protein is MPEPTPLSPAELAQLEHAFATDPNSDAYRPLAEAYLKMGRFMEAMVVCKKGVKAHPDKPDPRVLLASVYAAQNKDRKAIDELEGALQTAPSDPNALRMAAGLLLKAGDNDKGKDYALRAYKANKGDAETKELLEKWKIDVPVEAPPPAPAPPQAVMTAPDAPVLMSAVQANGASPTPTDPMQAVSQQAAQAYSQGKVQVQPQYAQAPQNGTARAPQGLPPGFGQPAQPVRRAPSGARPRPAAPQRPQIDLSQFEESEPSIRTKGGSGGVVTLGFAALAVVALVGYYFYSSHVKKVKAELASALHDAAEELDHDSYASYKKACEDAERALKLDPDSPAAHAYLAYAYSIRWGEHGEGESARSQAQDHLEKGRKLKADSQHLIAAEALYQFFDKNAAKAEGDLEKQVGDLETKNRASALVYQTLGIIEMRNGDLEKAGTHLKKALDLAGGVPRTHAALGDLYRRQGQEILAWTYYDNALRYEKDHADAVLGKSLLVLEAQNPNYKIAEDLIKRVRDADPPPSPRQLAMGYELDGMRLNQTGNAKEGLVQEQKALALDPNNPEIHVLVGRRMLKDGQNQQGLDEIKKAIDLDKNRATFYVELARAQMSMPNGAKDAIASLQKALNTLPGSGKLLSMLGDAYQKAGDTKNAASQYEKAINLDPKAQMPDARLALAELARKDKNFGKAMELYERAATDYGNNTMKVAEVYDDEALLAIDRNDPKDKQLELLKKSNQADPNFANTYIQMARLLATDKSQKATVKACGEQYLKLDPKGPYAEEAKRWAAIK
- the cyoE gene encoding protoheme IX farnesyltransferase, which produces MAHPTATTKAQPVALGDLVALTKPKITRLVVFTGAVGMWLAPVGTLTPVKVIFTLLGTVLVVAAANALNMYLERDVDALMTRTADRPLPAGRLPASVGLGFGLGLALFSLPILSQAVNPTTALLGFLALVIYVGAYTPLKQKTWLAVIVGAVPGAIPPLMGWTAATGHLGAPGVALFAIMFLWQIPHTLAITLFRDAEYRRAGFQTLPVQRGETVARWQTLAWSPLLVASTLAPWWLGLVGLAYLATACVLGIGWMVLAVRVARERGAVKWARGLFIYSIIYLTLLFGVLLATAGHAKA
- a CDS encoding DUF420 domain-containing protein, translated to MLAEILPTVNAVLNATSGLLIFAGWRAIKAGDRTLHPKLMLGACTSSVLFLVGYFTRIALTGTHRFPGDGPVRAFYLVLLASHTLMAAVVLPLVLRTLFLGTKERFGEHKRIARWTFPVWMYVSVTGVLVYVMLYQVAPRLHEAVASNAPVTDVVQP
- a CDS encoding SCO family protein, which produces MSSPAATDAAPTAPGRAVVVAIVIGLVLAAGAGVALSMLAPPPGPRLEQLGALPAFELTDQTGKPFGLNELRGKVWIADFVFTRCPGVCPLLTERMGKIQARAGELGSDFQLVSVSVDPAFDTPERLTAYMAKHKADAANWHFLTGPTDAIQTVVTDGFKEVLERDHAKGPDDFMSIVHGGHFVVVDRQGHVRDYVDSGAPDAVDVALRDAKSLLREK